CTCGGCCGTGGCAGGGAGCTCTTCCGAGAACATCGGCACGGAGAAGTGGATGGGCTGCGTGTCCGGCTCCGGCAGGTCCGGCAGGCTCCGCCAGAAGGCGTGGGTCTGGGTGACCGAGACGCCCGGCTGCGGTGGCTCGACGGCGCGGGCCGTCGTCGTGAAGATGACCGGCGAGAGCAGGTGGTCGTGGAGGTTGCGGCCAACGTGCGGGGAATCCACCGCGACGTCGATGCCCAGCGCGTCCAGTTCCTCCGCCGGACCGATGCCGGACCGGAGCAGGATGGCGGGGGACTCGAGGGCGCCGGCCGCGAGGACCACCGTGTCGGCGCGCAGTTCGTGCTCGCCGTCGGCGTCCCTGTACCTCACGCCCACCGCCCGCCCGTCCTCGAGGATGACCGAGTGGACGTGGGCTCCCGTGCGGATGTCGACGGCGTCGCGCACCGGCTTGAGGTATGCCATCCAGGTGTTGACCCGGCGGCCGTCCCGTGCGGTGATCTGCTCCTGCGACGCGCCGTCGAGGGGCCCGGCGTTGTAGTCCGGATTCCGGGGCACGCCCTCCTCGCCGTAGGCGGCGACGATGCTCTCCTGGATGGGGGTGAGGGGGTAGTCGTCGGTGACGGGCAGCAGATCGTTCTCGATCGCCTCGTAGACCGGCCGGACCGCGTCCCATCCCCAGCCGGGGCAGCCCGCGGCTTCCCAGCCGTCGTAGTCGCTCGGCGCGCAGCGCACCCAGATCATGGCGTTCAGGGCGTGCGAACCGCCCAGCACCTTGCCCCGCGGGAGGTGCAGCCGGCGACCGGCCGCGTGCTCCTGCGGCACCGTGTGCCGGTCCCAGTCCTCGGGGCCGTGCCAGAGTTCCCCGGCGCGGGAAGGGTCGTGGATCGCCGGGTTGAGGTCCTCTCCGCCGGCCTCCAGCAGGGTGGTGACGACACCGGCGTCGTGCAGTCTGCGAGCGACGACGGCGCCTGCCGAGCCGCCGCCCACGACGATCGCGCTGCTCATCTCAGCCCCTCCCGCGAGGGGCCGGGGGCCCGGTGGGCACGGGTGGGTTGGGACTGGGACATCATCGGCCTCCTTGAGTCGCTTCCATGCCGCCACGCGGCGTGCTCCCATTCTGTTCCGGGGACGGAGGCGGCGGCTTTGACGGTCCGTGCACAGCACCGTGCGGGGCGCGAACGATCCGGGAAGGACGGCGGCCAGGAGGCGGGCCGCGCGGGGCTCAGACCTCGGGGTGCACGGTCCGGTAGCGCTCGATCTGCTTGAGCCGTCGGCCCAGCGAATCGCGGCGCGGGTGCGGGGTGACGTCGGGAGCCTCGCCCGTCAGCTCGACGTGTTCCTGGCCGTACTTCCAGAGCAGGAGGTCGTCCAGGAGCCGGTCGGGACCTGGGGAGTAGCGGTGGTCCAGGGCGTCGCGGACGAGGCGGATCCGTTCGGCAGTCAGGAGCTCCGCCATCTCGATGGTGCGCGTCAGCCCGTGCGCGGCCAGCAGTTCCGCGGCCCAGCCCCAGTCGTCGTCGACCTTGCGGTCCACATGGGGGAGGAGGGTCTGCCAGACGCGCCGGACCTGGTCCGGGGTGAGCGGGATGGACCCGTTGCCGTCCTCGTCCCAGTAGCTCCGGACTTCCTGGTAGCTCTCCTGGAGGTCCGCGAAGGCGCCCTCCACGGTCTCCAGCATGGCCGCCGTCGCGGTGAACTGACGGTCGAACTGCGGGGTCCAGGCGCGCGGGTCGTCCGCCTTGAAGCGGATGTCGTGCTCGATCTCGCTCCAGGCGTGCGCAAACACCGTGCGGATCTGGCATTCGAAGAAGTAGCTGCCGTTCGGCGGGATGTCCGGGTTGAAGAGCTTCTGGTATTCCCGGACCACCTCGTTCTGGATGGTGCGCAGGATGAGGTGACGGCTGGAGTAGCCGTAGGTGCCGGACTCGATGGACCCGATGTCCTTCTCGCGGTCGCCGCGGCAGTCGAAGAGCTGTCGCTGCTTCTTGATGACGTTGGCGACCGTGGCGTTCTCCGCCGGGAGCTTGGTGATCACGCGGATGCCGACCATGTCGTTGAGGGTGCGGAAGGGGTCCGGGAACTTGAGCACCGGCTGGCCGCCCGGTTCCAGGGGCGCTTCCAGGCGGGAGATCTTCTCCTGGAACGATTCGACGGTCTTGGTGCGGCCTGTGACGAACAGCGGCGTCACCTCGGAGGCCTTCAGGATGCCGCGCAGGGTCAGCAGGACGTTCTGGGTGACGAGTTTCAGGGATGGGCGCACCTTGCGGTACAGCTCCACGTGCTCGGCGACCAGCGCGCGCTGGTCATCGTCCAGACGATCCCAATTGCTTGCCATGCCGCCAGCGTACTAGGCGCCGGGCGCCGCCCACGTCATGCAGCGGCCCGGGACGGCCGGGCACTTCCAGCGCATAGCACGTGTTAGTTACGATGAGGCCCATGCTCACAGTCATTGGCGAAGCCCTCGTGGACGTGGTCCACAGCAAGTCCGGAACCTCGGCGCATGTGGGCGGCAGCCCCCTCAACGTGGCCGTCGGCCTCGCACGCCTGGATCACCCGGTCCAGTTCCTCGGACGCTACGGGCAGGACGAGTTCGGTGACGCCATCGCCGTGCACCTGCGGGACTCCTCCGTCATGGTGCCGCTGCCGCCGGACGCGCTGCCGTCCAGCGTCGCCAAGGCCACCCTCGACGACGACGGCGCGGCCACCTACGAGTTCGACCTCGTCTGGGAGCTCCCCGGCCTCGCCGAACGGCTTCCGGTCGTCCTGCAGGGCAGCACCCTCCTTCACACGGGTTCCATCGCCACCGTCCTCGCGCCCGGCGCCGCGGACGTGCTGGCCGCCGTAGAGTTCGCCCATCCGAACGTGACCATCAGCTTCGACCCCAACTGCCGGCCGAGCCTGACCACCGACGCGGACGCCGTCCGCGAGCAGGTGGAACGGTTCGTGCAGCTGGCAGATGTGGTCAAGGCGTCCGACGAGGACCTCGAGTGGCTCTACCCCGGTGTGGACGTCAAGGAGTCGGCCCGCCGCTGGCTGGGTCTGGGTGGTGAGAACGGCCCGGCTTTCGTCGTGGTGACGCGCGGCGCCGACGGCCCGTGGGGGGTCGCCGCGTCCGGCGAGACCGAGGTCCCGGCGCCGCGCGTCACCGTCGCCGACACGGTCGGGGCGGGTGACTCCTTCATGGCGGCCCTGCTGTCCGGGGTGGTGGATGCCGGGTACGACGGCGCGCTGAACCGTGAGCGCCTGCGCCGCGTGAGCGTCGAGGAACTGCGCTCCTTCCTGGCGTACGCGGCCCGCGCCGCGGCCATCACCGTGTCCCGCGCGGGCGCCAACCCTCCGGGCCGGGAGGAGCTCGCCGGGCGCTGAGTCCGTGAGCGTGAAGGGTCAGGCTTCCGGGTCTCCGACGGGCAGGCCTGTCGTAGGCTGGTGACCACACACTGACAAAGGAGCCGGACCATGTCCTTCGATCCCTATGCAGCCCTTCCCGCCGTCGCGGCGTTCCAGGTGACCAGCACCGATGTGGAGAACGGGGCGGTGTTCGCGCAGCCCCAGGTGAGTGGGGTGTTCGGGGCCGGCGGCGAGGATGTCTCGCCGCAGCTCAGCTGGGAAGGCGCGCCCGCGGGAACCCGCAGCTACGCCGTCACCGTCTTCGATCCGGACGCTCCGACGGCCAGCGGTTTCTGGCACTGGGCCGTGCTGAACATCCCGGCTGAGGTCACGAGCCTCCCGTCCGGAGCGGGATCGCCGGACGGTGCGTTGCTGCCCGAGGGCGCCATTCAGCTGCGGAATGACGCAGGATTCGCGGGCTACGTCGGCGCGGCTCCGCCCCAGGGCCACGGACCGCACCGCTACTTCGTGGTGGTGCACGCGGTCGACGTACCCGTCCTGGACGTGCCGCTGGACGCCTCCCCGGGCCTGCTCGGCTTCAACCTCTTCAGTCACTCGATCGGCCGCGCCACCCTCGTGGCCGGTTACGAACGCCCGTGACCATGCGGCTGGTGGCCAGCGACGTCGACGGCACCATCATGGGGCACGACGGCGTCATCAGCACGCGCACCCGGAACGCCTTCGCGGCGGCGCGGGAAGCGGGGGTCCAGGTGGTCTTCGTGACCGGCCGCCCGCCGCGCTGGCTGGGGCCACTGGCCGAACAGCTCGGTCATGACGGAACGGTCATCTGCTCCAACGGCGCGGTGGTCTGGGACATGGCCGGTGGCGAGCTCGTCAGCGCCGACGCCCTCCTGCGGGAGCAGGTGCTGCGGCTTCGCGGGATCATCCAGGAACTGCATCCCGAAGCGGGCTTCGCGGCCGAGTGCGTGACGGGTCTGCGGGTGGAGGAAGGCTTCCACCGGGCGCACGCCGGGTCCCGCCTGGCGGAGCTGGAGTTCGCGCCGCTGGAGGAGAGCCTCGGCGCGGAGGACCGGGTGGTGAAGTTCCTGGCCGTCTCGCCCGTGCTGAGCGCCGAGGAGTTCCACGCGCTCGTGGTCGAGGCCGTGGGGCCGCTGGCCCACGTGACCCACTCGGATCCGCGCTTCTGTCTCCTGGAGATCTCCGCGCCCGGCATCACGAAGGCCCACACCCTGGAACGCTATGCGGCGTCCCTCGGGATCGACGCCTCCGAGGTCGTCGCGTTCGGTGACATGCCCAATGATGTCCAGATGCTCGCCTGGGCCGGCGAGGGCTACGCCATGACCGGCGGCCACCCCGAGGCGCTCGCCTCCACGTCCTTCCGGGCGCCGTCCCTGGCGGACGACGGCGTGGCGCAGGTCATCGAGTCGAAGCTGGGTGGGATCCGAGTCCGGACGGCCGGCGCCTCGGGAGATATGCCGATCACGGCATTCATGGGAGGAGAAGCATGACCACCAAGGAATACTTCGCGAATCCTCGCGGGGCGGGCAAACCCCTGGTCC
The nucleotide sequence above comes from Arthrobacter woluwensis. Encoded proteins:
- a CDS encoding HAD-IIB family hydrolase, translating into MRLVASDVDGTIMGHDGVISTRTRNAFAAAREAGVQVVFVTGRPPRWLGPLAEQLGHDGTVICSNGAVVWDMAGGELVSADALLREQVLRLRGIIQELHPEAGFAAECVTGLRVEEGFHRAHAGSRLAELEFAPLEESLGAEDRVVKFLAVSPVLSAEEFHALVVEAVGPLAHVTHSDPRFCLLEISAPGITKAHTLERYAASLGIDASEVVAFGDMPNDVQMLAWAGEGYAMTGGHPEALASTSFRAPSLADDGVAQVIESKLGGIRVRTAGASGDMPITAFMGGEA
- a CDS encoding GMC family oxidoreductase; amino-acid sequence: MSSAIVVGGGSAGAVVARRLHDAGVVTTLLEAGGEDLNPAIHDPSRAGELWHGPEDWDRHTVPQEHAAGRRLHLPRGKVLGGSHALNAMIWVRCAPSDYDGWEAAGCPGWGWDAVRPVYEAIENDLLPVTDDYPLTPIQESIVAAYGEEGVPRNPDYNAGPLDGASQEQITARDGRRVNTWMAYLKPVRDAVDIRTGAHVHSVILEDGRAVGVRYRDADGEHELRADTVVLAAGALESPAILLRSGIGPAEELDALGIDVAVDSPHVGRNLHDHLLSPVIFTTTARAVEPPQPGVSVTQTHAFWRSLPDLPEPDTQPIHFSVPMFSEELPATAEHGFSLMAGIVRPRSRGTLRLTGADLDDPLDIDLGALQDPEDVRSLAASVRQMRRVGRQAALANEWGAVELYPGPEVADEEVEDYVRRTAVTYHHQVGTCRMGSDAEAVVDARLRVRGVSGLRVIDASVMPTITTGNTNAPAVMIGERGAALLLEELREAQREG
- a CDS encoding YbhB/YbcL family Raf kinase inhibitor-like protein, which gives rise to MSFDPYAALPAVAAFQVTSTDVENGAVFAQPQVSGVFGAGGEDVSPQLSWEGAPAGTRSYAVTVFDPDAPTASGFWHWAVLNIPAEVTSLPSGAGSPDGALLPEGAIQLRNDAGFAGYVGAAPPQGHGPHRYFVVVHAVDVPVLDVPLDASPGLLGFNLFSHSIGRATLVAGYERP
- a CDS encoding carbohydrate kinase family protein, whose amino-acid sequence is MLTVIGEALVDVVHSKSGTSAHVGGSPLNVAVGLARLDHPVQFLGRYGQDEFGDAIAVHLRDSSVMVPLPPDALPSSVAKATLDDDGAATYEFDLVWELPGLAERLPVVLQGSTLLHTGSIATVLAPGAADVLAAVEFAHPNVTISFDPNCRPSLTTDADAVREQVERFVQLADVVKASDEDLEWLYPGVDVKESARRWLGLGGENGPAFVVVTRGADGPWGVAASGETEVPAPRVTVADTVGAGDSFMAALLSGVVDAGYDGALNRERLRRVSVEELRSFLAYAARAAAITVSRAGANPPGREELAGR
- a CDS encoding GTP pyrophosphokinase, which produces MASNWDRLDDDQRALVAEHVELYRKVRPSLKLVTQNVLLTLRGILKASEVTPLFVTGRTKTVESFQEKISRLEAPLEPGGQPVLKFPDPFRTLNDMVGIRVITKLPAENATVANVIKKQRQLFDCRGDREKDIGSIESGTYGYSSRHLILRTIQNEVVREYQKLFNPDIPPNGSYFFECQIRTVFAHAWSEIEHDIRFKADDPRAWTPQFDRQFTATAAMLETVEGAFADLQESYQEVRSYWDEDGNGSIPLTPDQVRRVWQTLLPHVDRKVDDDWGWAAELLAAHGLTRTIEMAELLTAERIRLVRDALDHRYSPGPDRLLDDLLLWKYGQEHVELTGEAPDVTPHPRRDSLGRRLKQIERYRTVHPEV